In one window of Streptomyces sp. NBC_01224 DNA:
- a CDS encoding glycoside hydrolase domain-containing protein: MPSHRISKKRRRISLAVAGVAVLAGGAFAAEAATATTVSRPAPKIYTGHVFDTCTAPSLTTMKGWYSSSVYHGAAVYVGGKNRGCAQPNLTASWVKSVSATGWKLVPLYVGAQPPCQTSANPEKMTAANATSLAVTDANDAVAKEAALGMKPGSPVYLDMEYFDPKNTSCVNTVLAYIRSFDKTVKAKGYWSGFYGFSNSSAAVVANATNRTDLPEILWYARYDDVYSTTKGFPYASTLYTGHRRGHQYAVNKKVTHTGGTLTIDRNAWDAPVAIVG, from the coding sequence GTGCCTTCTCACCGCATATCCAAGAAGCGCCGTCGTATCTCCCTGGCCGTGGCAGGCGTCGCCGTTCTCGCCGGCGGCGCGTTCGCCGCCGAGGCCGCCACCGCCACCACGGTCTCCAGGCCCGCGCCGAAGATCTACACCGGGCATGTCTTCGACACCTGCACCGCACCGTCGCTGACCACCATGAAGGGCTGGTACAGCTCCTCCGTCTACCACGGTGCCGCCGTGTACGTCGGCGGGAAGAACCGCGGCTGCGCTCAGCCCAACCTCACCGCCTCCTGGGTGAAGTCCGTCAGCGCCACCGGATGGAAACTGGTCCCGCTGTACGTCGGCGCGCAGCCGCCGTGCCAGACGAGCGCCAACCCCGAGAAGATGACCGCCGCCAACGCCACCTCGCTGGCCGTCACCGACGCCAACGACGCCGTGGCGAAGGAGGCAGCCCTCGGCATGAAGCCGGGCAGCCCGGTCTACCTCGACATGGAGTACTTCGACCCGAAGAACACCTCCTGCGTGAACACGGTGCTCGCCTACATCCGGTCGTTCGACAAGACGGTCAAGGCCAAGGGGTACTGGTCCGGCTTCTACGGCTTCAGCAACTCCAGCGCCGCCGTCGTGGCCAACGCCACGAACCGCACGGACCTGCCGGAGATCCTCTGGTACGCCCGTTACGACGATGTGTACTCCACGACCAAGGGCTTTCCGTACGCGTCGACGCTGTACACCGGGCACCGCCGCGGTCACCAGTACGCCGTCAACAAGAAGGTGACGCACACCGGGGGCACGCTCACGATCGACCGGAACGCCTGGGACGCCCCGGTCGCGATCGTGGGCTAG
- a CDS encoding YfhO family protein, which produces MPTLRPRLRAGSLAALLTVAAVCAGDAWARSFPFGPRTRSVNDLGNQFVPFHARLWDLLHGSADGGVLLNWTSGYGTSFLPDLGTYLTSPFALLVGVFPRDRMDLAVYVVTILKMASAAALMALLLLTLRGGRWWAAGVLGGSYALCGWSIVEASYNPMWLDGLVALPLLCLAAEWARTGRHRIAAPLLVAVVWAANFYTAYMATLGAALVLAARLFTEREDRRAVGRGLVRALCTVGVGVGLAAPVLIPVYLGTRHAYPGWDRTFAPAAWPDVLARLLPATYSFFTPALFLGTGTLLLACALAFQRSVPRRERWAWAGLVAGVALSLQWGPTHLLWHVFATPNGSPYRQTFVLAGLVVIAAWISVSYDWPGWRALLGGGTVLVLIAAGAGISALVTRWTYPLFAAGLVAAVGALLLVGRGRRFAALAAVLLIGAQAGQAAATTAFADRQRLNRLDHYAPWGERQRIQAAAVAGADGWPRYRTDPGREQTTANDPLLVGGQGAAYYSSHTPAVLTRTLRALGGGWTSNGRAVQSLDNPVTDAIFSVGARVRGPRDPYQVWNAPDDRPVTVSREEAPPLVTVRRPGRPAAFGRSPYRNQEELLGSRVYTVPTTVLRAPDGGAVTDRGAYDYRVGRGTYTLTAHCPAASEAYLWTPDLFGSARLGAGPEVELKGQLPARRAPMGRLGTAGGSAPVVVTLTSVREGTVPHEAIGCLDRSRLASAVAALKRTGATAVHVTAVGIRAELPPGSTGTVVIAAPRIAGWSCQGRPADGYLGLVATPAPARGTSVDCTFRPPGLRAGATVGAGAVLALLVAGMWGARRRRRDPASGN; this is translated from the coding sequence ATGCCGACTTTACGTCCCCGCCTGCGTGCGGGCTCGCTCGCCGCGCTGCTCACCGTCGCCGCCGTCTGTGCGGGTGATGCCTGGGCGCGCAGCTTTCCGTTCGGGCCGCGCACCCGGAGCGTCAACGACCTGGGCAATCAGTTCGTGCCGTTCCACGCCCGGCTGTGGGACCTGCTGCACGGGAGCGCCGACGGCGGAGTGCTGCTCAACTGGACGTCCGGGTACGGGACAAGCTTTCTGCCGGATCTCGGCACCTATCTGACCAGCCCGTTCGCCCTGCTCGTCGGGGTCTTTCCGCGCGACCGGATGGATCTCGCGGTCTATGTGGTGACAATCCTGAAGATGGCGTCGGCCGCGGCGCTCATGGCCCTGTTGCTGCTGACGCTGCGCGGCGGTCGCTGGTGGGCGGCGGGCGTGCTCGGTGGTTCGTACGCGCTGTGCGGCTGGTCGATCGTCGAGGCGTCGTACAACCCGATGTGGCTGGACGGTCTGGTCGCCCTGCCGCTGCTCTGCCTGGCCGCCGAGTGGGCCCGGACGGGACGGCACCGCATCGCCGCGCCGTTGCTCGTCGCGGTGGTGTGGGCGGCCAACTTCTACACGGCCTACATGGCGACGCTCGGGGCCGCTCTGGTCCTTGCGGCCCGGCTCTTCACGGAGCGGGAGGACCGACGGGCGGTGGGCCGGGGGCTGGTGCGGGCTCTCTGCACGGTCGGGGTGGGTGTCGGTCTCGCGGCGCCCGTCCTGATTCCCGTCTATCTGGGGACGAGGCACGCCTACCCGGGCTGGGACCGGACGTTCGCGCCCGCCGCCTGGCCCGATGTGCTCGCCCGGCTGCTGCCCGCCACGTACAGCTTCTTCACTCCGGCTCTCTTCCTCGGTACGGGCACCCTGCTCCTGGCCTGTGCGCTGGCCTTCCAGCGGTCCGTGCCGCGGCGCGAGCGGTGGGCGTGGGCGGGGCTGGTGGCAGGGGTCGCGCTGTCGTTGCAGTGGGGGCCGACGCATCTGCTCTGGCATGTGTTCGCCACGCCCAACGGCAGTCCGTACCGGCAGACGTTCGTACTGGCCGGGCTGGTGGTGATCGCCGCCTGGATCTCGGTCTCGTACGACTGGCCGGGGTGGCGGGCGCTGCTCGGCGGCGGCACGGTGCTGGTGCTGATCGCGGCCGGAGCCGGCATCAGCGCCCTGGTCACGCGTTGGACGTATCCGCTGTTCGCGGCCGGTCTGGTGGCGGCGGTGGGCGCGCTCCTGCTGGTCGGGCGTGGCCGGAGGTTCGCGGCGCTCGCCGCTGTGCTGCTGATCGGCGCACAGGCCGGGCAGGCCGCCGCGACCACCGCGTTCGCCGACCGGCAGAGGCTGAACCGGCTCGACCACTACGCGCCGTGGGGCGAGCGGCAGCGGATACAGGCGGCGGCGGTCGCGGGCGCCGACGGCTGGCCGCGCTATCGCACGGACCCCGGCCGGGAGCAGACCACCGCGAACGATCCGCTGCTGGTGGGTGGGCAGGGCGCCGCGTACTACAGCAGCCACACGCCGGCTGTGCTGACCCGCACGCTGCGTGCGCTGGGCGGCGGCTGGACTTCGAACGGCCGGGCCGTGCAGAGCCTCGACAACCCCGTCACGGACGCGATCTTCTCGGTCGGTGCACGGGTGCGCGGGCCGCGCGATCCGTATCAGGTGTGGAACGCCCCGGACGACCGGCCGGTGACGGTGAGCCGCGAGGAGGCGCCGCCGCTGGTGACGGTGCGACGGCCGGGAAGGCCCGCGGCGTTCGGCCGGTCGCCGTACCGGAACCAGGAGGAGCTGCTGGGTTCGCGGGTCTATACGGTGCCGACGACGGTGCTGCGCGCGCCGGACGGTGGCGCGGTGACGGACCGGGGTGCGTACGACTACCGGGTGGGGCGCGGTACGTACACGCTGACCGCCCACTGTCCGGCCGCCTCGGAGGCGTATCTGTGGACGCCCGATCTGTTCGGCTCGGCGCGGCTCGGCGCGGGCCCGGAGGTCGAACTCAAGGGGCAGCTCCCGGCCCGGCGCGCCCCGATGGGGCGCCTGGGAACGGCGGGTGGGAGCGCGCCGGTGGTGGTCACGCTGACCTCCGTACGCGAAGGGACCGTGCCGCACGAGGCGATCGGCTGCCTGGACCGGTCCCGGCTGGCCTCGGCGGTCGCCGCTCTGAAGCGCACAGGTGCGACCGCCGTACATGTCACCGCCGTCGGCATACGGGCCGAACTGCCGCCCGGCAGCACCGGAACCGTCGTGATCGCCGCGCCCCGGATCGCAGGCTGGAGCTGCCAGGGCCGGCCCGCCGACGGCTATCTGGGCCTGGTCGCCACCCCGGCCCCCGCCCGCGGCACCTCCGTCGACTGCACGTTCCGGCCCCCAGGCCTGCGGGCGGGTGCGACGGTGGGCGCGGGCGCGGTGCTCGCCCTGCTGGTGGCCGGGATGTGGGGAGCACGGCGACGACGACGGGACCCGGCCTCCGGGAACTAG